A window of Xyrauchen texanus isolate HMW12.3.18 chromosome 10, RBS_HiC_50CHRs, whole genome shotgun sequence contains these coding sequences:
- the LOC127651048 gene encoding neurensin-1-like — MVDSGCRVFGVHSYLHHFYEECTASMREQQEDVQNQSSPLRWSSGLWKITLALGSVILTVGLVVMTVGYAIPTRIEVFGEGELLFVDHQAMRYNRSLHMCVLAGTGLLTLGGILLAGGIVMSNFFMTSTKQEVSSCQSDAKSSSAISMRNLGVS, encoded by the exons ATGGTCGACTCAGGCTGTCGTGTTTTCGGAGTACACTCCTATTTACACCACTTCTACGAGGAGTGCACAGCCTCGATGAGGGAGCAGCAGGAGGACGTTCAGAACCAGAGCTCACCTCTGCGCTGGAGCTCAGGCCTCTGGAAG ATCACACTTGCTCTTGGTTCAGTGATCCTGACAGTGGGGCTGGTGGTCATGACAGTGGGCTATGCCATCCCCACTCGTATTGAGGTCTTCGGTGAGGGGGAGTTGCTGTTTGTGGACCATCAGGCCATGCGCTACAATCGGTCGCTGCACATGTGCGTACTGGCTGGGACGGGGCTTCTTACACTGGGTGGAATCCTGTTGGCAGGCGGAATCGTGATGTCTAACTTCTTCATGACTTCCACAAAACAGGAAGTATCCAGCTGTCAAAGCGATGCCAAAAGCTCCTCAGCTATTTCAATGAGAAATTTGGGAGTgtcttaa